One window of the Paenibacillus beijingensis genome contains the following:
- a CDS encoding glycosyltransferase — protein MKKISIITPCLNAEKYIVETVESVIGQTAVQSGRVELEYIICDGLSKDRTVERIQSFDCPFIKLLSESDLGMYHALSKGLRLATGDICAYVNAGDYYSRHAFDIILDLFESKQVKWLTGLNVNYNDRSQFVASFLPFKYRKNLLGCGYYGKKLPFVQQESTFWSKELNALIDPYTLSTFQYAGDFYIWRQFAAVEQLKIVEAYLGGFRLHKGQLSENLKAYMAEMASIETKAGIKELLTVQFDRIIWKREPRLKKLLNRDGLFRYDHQLQKWV, from the coding sequence TTGAAAAAAATATCGATTATTACACCGTGCCTGAATGCTGAAAAATATATTGTGGAGACGGTTGAATCGGTCATCGGTCAAACGGCCGTACAGTCGGGAAGGGTGGAGCTGGAATATATTATTTGCGACGGCCTTTCAAAGGACCGGACGGTTGAGCGGATTCAAAGCTTCGATTGTCCCTTTATCAAGCTCCTATCCGAGAGCGACCTCGGCATGTATCACGCGTTATCGAAAGGCTTGAGGCTGGCAACAGGCGATATATGCGCTTATGTTAATGCGGGGGATTATTACTCCAGGCATGCTTTTGACATTATTCTGGATCTGTTTGAATCAAAGCAAGTGAAATGGCTCACCGGACTAAATGTGAACTATAACGATCGTTCGCAATTTGTCGCTTCTTTCCTGCCTTTTAAATACCGGAAAAACTTGCTGGGTTGCGGATATTACGGCAAAAAGCTTCCTTTCGTGCAGCAGGAATCCACCTTCTGGAGCAAGGAACTGAACGCGTTAATTGATCCGTATACATTGTCGACGTTTCAATATGCCGGCGATTTTTATATATGGCGACAATTTGCGGCCGTTGAACAATTAAAAATCGTGGAGGCATATTTAGGAGGGTTTCGGCTTCATAAGGGCCAGCTTTCCGAAAATCTGAAAGCGTATATGGCCGAGATGGCGTCCATTGAAACGAAAGCCGGCATTAAAGAATTGCTGACCGTTCAATTTGACCGCATCATTTGGAAGAGAGAACCGAGATTGAAGAAGCTGCTCAATCGGGACGGACTGTTCCGGTACGATCATCAGTTACAGAAATGGGTTTGA
- a CDS encoding nucleobase:cation symporter-2 family protein, which yields MEQQIGKFKVFSLGLQHVLAMYAGAILVPLIVGRALNLTSQQLSYLVAIDLLTCGIATILQAWKTKYFGIGLPAVLGSSFVAVTPMIGIGSQYGVTAIYGAIIAAGLFILVFASFFSKLVKLFPPVVTGSVVTIIGLSLVPTGIRNMAGGVGKPDFGSLENLLLSLGVLAAILFMNRFLKGYARALSVLLGIIGGTLVGFMMGKVKFDAVAEASWIHIPNAFYFGTPTFEIGPIITMIIVGMVIIIESTGVFYALSKITERTLTDQDLARGYRAEGLAFTLGGIFNAFPYNTFAQNVGLVQLSKVKTTNVVFAAGGILVFLGIIPKIAALATVIPAPVLGGATIVTFGMVVSSGIKMLSSVDFNNQYNLLIIAISMSLGLGATVVPELFKGLPSWLHIIVSDGTITGSLSAILLNLFFNFRSGSADESAEPEQLAS from the coding sequence TTGGAACAACAGATTGGCAAGTTTAAAGTATTCTCATTGGGTCTGCAGCACGTACTCGCTATGTATGCGGGCGCCATTCTGGTGCCATTAATTGTGGGACGGGCATTAAACCTGACGTCCCAACAGCTTTCGTACCTGGTGGCGATCGATCTGCTCACTTGCGGGATCGCGACGATCCTTCAGGCCTGGAAAACGAAATATTTCGGGATCGGCCTGCCGGCTGTACTCGGCAGCTCATTTGTCGCGGTTACACCGATGATCGGAATCGGCAGCCAGTACGGGGTAACGGCCATATACGGCGCGATCATCGCCGCCGGCCTCTTTATCCTCGTATTTGCTTCCTTTTTCAGCAAGCTTGTTAAGCTGTTTCCGCCGGTTGTAACCGGGTCTGTCGTAACGATCATCGGTCTTTCCCTTGTTCCGACTGGAATCCGGAACATGGCGGGCGGCGTCGGTAAACCGGACTTTGGAAGCCTGGAAAATTTGCTCCTTTCTCTGGGCGTTCTGGCTGCTATTTTATTCATGAACCGTTTTTTGAAAGGTTATGCCCGTGCGCTGTCGGTGCTGCTTGGAATTATCGGCGGTACGCTGGTCGGATTTATGATGGGCAAAGTGAAGTTTGACGCGGTTGCCGAGGCCTCCTGGATTCATATTCCAAACGCTTTTTATTTTGGTACCCCTACATTTGAGATTGGGCCCATCATTACGATGATTATTGTCGGCATGGTCATCATTATTGAATCGACAGGCGTTTTTTATGCTTTGAGCAAAATAACCGAGCGGACGCTAACCGACCAGGACTTGGCTCGCGGATACCGTGCCGAAGGTTTGGCTTTTACACTGGGCGGCATCTTTAACGCTTTTCCTTACAATACGTTTGCCCAAAATGTAGGGCTTGTTCAATTATCGAAAGTTAAAACGACCAATGTCGTTTTCGCGGCAGGCGGCATTCTCGTTTTTCTTGGCATCATCCCGAAAATAGCCGCTCTTGCCACCGTTATCCCGGCTCCTGTTCTGGGCGGCGCAACAATCGTTACGTTTGGGATGGTCGTTTCGTCCGGAATCAAAATGCTCAGTTCCGTCGATTTTAATAACCAGTACAATCTGCTGATCATTGCCATTTCCATGTCTTTAGGACTCGGCGCTACGGTCGTTCCCGAGCTGTTCAAAGGGCTGCCCAGTTGGCTGCACATTATTGTGAGCGACGGTACAATAACGGGAAGTTTAAGCGCGATTCTCCTGAATCTCTTTTTCAATTTCCGCTCGGGTTCTGCCGATGAATCGGCGGAACCCGAACAGCTAGCGTCCTGA
- a CDS encoding carbon-nitrogen hydrolase family protein, translating into MTQLTIGLTQYALQGIRTEQQFWDGLEARINEAAEEHAELLVFPEYTTAHLLALAPPMSYAEACHYLDGFTAKVVQFFQAAGTKHGMVILGGTHICRENGDFVNKAHLFFPDGRIETQNKLHLTPEEQNQWKLTPGSGLNMIETKWGMAAILTCYDIEFPEAARIAAERGAELILCPSYTDAASGFYRVRNTCQARAIENQLFVALSGIVGELPEERPQIDKGYGQAGLFAPCDRPFPPDGILKAGETNENMTLFATIDFSQLQENRRAGIVAPFYDRRPDLYEKERRRIPDSRVNTRR; encoded by the coding sequence GTGACGCAATTAACGATCGGCTTAACGCAGTACGCTCTTCAAGGCATCCGGACGGAGCAGCAGTTCTGGGACGGTCTGGAAGCAAGAATTAATGAGGCTGCGGAAGAGCATGCGGAGCTGCTCGTGTTCCCGGAATATACGACGGCCCATTTGCTCGCTCTTGCGCCGCCGATGAGTTATGCCGAGGCGTGTCATTATTTAGACGGCTTTACGGCGAAGGTTGTGCAGTTTTTTCAAGCGGCTGGCACAAAGCACGGCATGGTCATTCTTGGGGGAACGCACATCTGCAGGGAGAACGGGGATTTCGTCAACAAGGCGCATCTTTTTTTTCCCGACGGCCGGATCGAAACGCAAAATAAGCTGCATTTGACCCCGGAGGAACAGAACCAGTGGAAGCTGACGCCCGGCAGCGGGCTGAACATGATCGAGACGAAGTGGGGCATGGCGGCGATCTTGACCTGCTACGATATCGAGTTCCCCGAAGCGGCCAGAATCGCGGCGGAGCGTGGAGCGGAGCTGATTTTATGCCCCTCCTATACGGATGCCGCTTCCGGCTTCTACCGGGTTCGCAATACATGCCAGGCGCGCGCCATCGAAAATCAGCTGTTCGTCGCGCTGAGCGGAATCGTCGGCGAGCTTCCGGAGGAACGGCCTCAAATCGACAAAGGCTACGGTCAGGCGGGCTTATTTGCGCCGTGCGACCGTCCTTTTCCGCCTGACGGCATTTTGAAAGCCGGGGAAACGAATGAGAATATGACGCTCTTTGCCACGATCGACTTTTCCCAGCTTCAGGAAAACCGGCGGGCCGGCATCGTCGCCCCTTTTTACGACCGCAGACCCGACCTGTATGAAAAGGAACGCCGGAGAATACCAGATAGCCGGGTGAATACGAGGAGATAA
- a CDS encoding RbsD/FucU family protein: MLKTACTHPDLLYALAKCGHGDKILIADGNFCLESYTHPDAAKIRLNLTAGIPTVTDVLRVITQTINIEQAEVMLPDHSSELPIYSEFADIIGDGISLNRLERFEFYEVSKKENVKIAVATGDLRLFANIILTVGVVTSA, from the coding sequence ATGTTGAAAACCGCTTGCACACATCCGGATTTGTTATATGCGCTCGCAAAGTGCGGGCACGGAGACAAAATATTAATTGCGGACGGTAATTTTTGCCTGGAATCGTACACGCACCCCGATGCCGCCAAGATCCGCTTGAATTTGACGGCCGGAATCCCGACGGTGACCGACGTGCTGCGCGTCATTACGCAGACGATCAATATCGAACAGGCGGAGGTTATGCTGCCGGATCACTCCTCGGAGCTGCCGATCTACTCGGAGTTTGCCGATATTATCGGAGACGGGATATCGCTTAACAGGCTGGAGCGGTTCGAGTTCTATGAAGTGAGTAAAAAAGAAAATGTAAAAATAGCCGTCGCTACCGGCGACTTGCGGCTGTTCGCCAACATTATCCTTACGGTGGGCGTCGTCACATCCGCATAG
- a CDS encoding DUF1796 family putative cysteine peptidase yields MKLSELEKSYDYFISLGANCMPALQLEKLNLKQATLPLDWFVTPSSPKVAYMLLTRFANFMEQPNLIVKYPHDGLGTYIVEDFIHNTLSFHDFHINENTPTSLTGYPKFREKMDRRINRFYKLLKDKQSFLFIRTQVGSQSAEDVRLLKAAIDSAVGPGKTAHLLIINYLHHVLQINELETGINGVCVVEAPYHGDENMHETFRQLLQGMSLTGADSLVHSAESETAASPSALEPEAAITKPDSNAPEPTVKQGAKWLAKLRQLFGRNN; encoded by the coding sequence TTGAAATTATCTGAACTGGAAAAATCATATGATTACTTCATCTCCCTCGGCGCTAATTGTATGCCCGCCCTTCAATTGGAGAAGTTGAATTTGAAACAAGCCACTTTGCCATTGGACTGGTTCGTCACACCTTCATCACCAAAAGTGGCCTATATGCTGTTAACCCGCTTTGCCAATTTTATGGAGCAGCCTAATCTAATCGTTAAATATCCGCATGACGGGCTCGGTACGTATATTGTCGAGGATTTCATTCATAACACACTTTCTTTTCACGATTTTCATATCAACGAAAACACTCCTACTTCTTTAACGGGTTATCCTAAATTCAGAGAAAAGATGGATAGGAGAATTAATAGGTTTTATAAACTGTTGAAAGACAAGCAGTCGTTTCTATTTATTCGGACACAAGTCGGATCTCAATCTGCGGAAGATGTGAGACTGCTTAAAGCGGCTATTGATAGTGCGGTTGGACCCGGGAAAACGGCTCATTTGCTGATCATTAACTATCTGCACCATGTTTTGCAAATAAATGAGCTGGAAACCGGTATCAATGGCGTGTGCGTAGTGGAAGCTCCTTATCATGGTGACGAAAACATGCACGAAACCTTTCGGCAGCTGTTGCAGGGTATGTCTTTAACAGGGGCTGATTCGTTAGTACATTCGGCTGAATCGGAAACCGCGGCGTCTCCCTCAGCGCTTGAGCCTGAGGCGGCGATTACGAAGCCCGATTCGAATGCGCCGGAGCCGACTGTGAAACAAGGTGCGAAATGGCTTGCCAAATTGCGTCAGCTTTTTGGACGAAATAATTGA
- a CDS encoding SDR family oxidoreductase codes for MISIDLTMKTALVTGATGELGRVMARTLAKGGADIIIHYYSNEHKAHQLQQEIEQLGRKAMIVQADVADLDSVMRMKEAVEGRFQLPDIVVANAVSQYSWTSVLEQSVDDYVDQFNSTVLQAVHLAKAFVPHMIERRAGRIIAINTECAMQNFPSQSAYVAGKRGMDGVYRVLAKEIGEHQITVNQVAPGWTISDRDRENQTERSESYERTVPLKRRGTDQEIANAVAFLASDLSSFITGAYIPVSGGNVMPAI; via the coding sequence ATGATTTCGATTGACTTGACGATGAAAACGGCGCTCGTTACGGGCGCAACCGGCGAATTGGGACGCGTTATGGCGCGGACGCTGGCGAAGGGCGGCGCCGACATCATCATCCACTATTACAGCAATGAGCACAAAGCGCATCAGCTTCAGCAGGAGATCGAGCAGCTCGGCCGCAAGGCCATGATCGTACAAGCGGATGTCGCCGATCTGGACTCGGTGATGCGGATGAAAGAGGCAGTCGAGGGCCGGTTTCAGCTGCCGGATATCGTCGTTGCCAATGCGGTTTCGCAGTATAGCTGGACCTCCGTGCTGGAGCAGAGCGTAGACGATTACGTCGACCAGTTCAATTCCACCGTACTGCAGGCCGTTCATTTGGCCAAAGCGTTTGTGCCGCACATGATCGAGCGGAGAGCGGGCCGCATCATTGCGATCAATACGGAATGCGCGATGCAAAATTTTCCGAGCCAGTCCGCTTACGTCGCCGGCAAACGCGGGATGGACGGCGTGTACCGCGTGCTGGCCAAGGAGATCGGGGAGCATCAAATTACGGTCAACCAAGTCGCTCCGGGCTGGACGATCAGCGATCGTGACCGGGAAAATCAGACTGAGCGCAGCGAATCGTACGAGCGGACCGTTCCGCTCAAACGGCGCGGGACCGATCAGGAAATTGCCAACGCCGTCGCTTTTTTGGCATCGGACTTAAGCAGCTTCATCACCGGGGCGTATATTCCGGTTTCGGGCGGCAATGTGATGCCGGCGATCTAG
- a CDS encoding glycosyltransferase family 2 protein, whose product MRKSIQLLLTDNLQLIKNYFMPLNMKLDTGYVNSSDMRYLLGIGYVNRSDLLVKAVTSVSDLWKNVVVIDNSPSGSLQTEALLPEAVSVYTPPVPLTLPQTMNLLHRMAAERNCDAVLFMHNDAEAGAGTPNQLLKRLNNLQSTGTRWGAVTAVDNALSAYNMAAVRAVGPWDTVFPHYLADHDYLRRLKLSGYEVIQSDLPVHHHNNGGNTIKSNVHLKEMNDLNLPLYETYYNDKWGGKVGAEQYSLLFNQFPLNPVPDYLAFVDPENKELMINGSIHS is encoded by the coding sequence ATGCGGAAAAGTATCCAACTCCTTTTAACCGATAATCTACAGCTTATTAAAAATTATTTTATGCCCCTTAACATGAAGCTTGACACCGGTTATGTGAATAGCTCTGACATGAGGTATTTGCTTGGCATCGGTTATGTCAATCGCTCCGATCTGCTCGTCAAGGCGGTAACTTCCGTCTCAGATTTATGGAAAAACGTGGTCGTTATCGACAACTCTCCCTCAGGAAGCTTACAGACGGAAGCGTTATTGCCTGAGGCTGTATCCGTGTACACGCCTCCCGTTCCGCTAACACTGCCTCAGACGATGAATTTGCTGCACCGAATGGCGGCCGAGCGCAACTGTGATGCCGTACTGTTCATGCATAATGATGCGGAAGCGGGAGCCGGGACACCGAACCAGCTACTGAAAAGGCTCAATAATCTCCAAAGTACGGGTACGAGATGGGGAGCCGTAACTGCTGTCGACAATGCCTTATCCGCGTATAACATGGCTGCAGTTCGAGCGGTAGGACCTTGGGATACGGTCTTTCCTCATTATCTTGCCGATCACGATTATCTCCGAAGATTGAAATTGAGCGGTTACGAAGTCATCCAATCCGATCTTCCCGTTCATCATCATAATAACGGCGGAAATACAATTAAATCGAACGTCCATTTAAAAGAAATGAACGATTTGAATTTGCCGCTTTACGAAACTTATTACAACGACAAATGGGGTGGAAAAGTCGGCGCAGAGCAATATTCGTTGCTATTCAATCAATTTCCGCTGAATCCGGTCCCCGATTATTTGGCATTTGTCGATCCTGAGAACAAGGAGTTAATGATCAATGGATCCATCCATTCATGA
- a CDS encoding MarR family winged helix-turn-helix transcriptional regulator: protein MEKNKHSKAEAFRYLILATQRQGNRILNDLLKEMGLTSSQAEVIRILDEWDSLSLKELGKLLICETGSPSRLIERMNQDGLIDKVADPKDSRYVILQLSAKGGEMARTIESIETQMYEQMLRIYSEDELDHICGQLMRFLKDQPIVETLMKRGYQPEAVTRQS from the coding sequence GTGGAAAAGAATAAGCATTCCAAGGCGGAAGCGTTTCGTTACCTCATTTTGGCGACCCAGCGGCAGGGCAATCGAATCTTGAACGACTTATTAAAGGAAATGGGATTAACGTCTTCGCAAGCCGAAGTGATCCGTATTCTGGATGAATGGGACAGCCTTTCGCTTAAAGAGCTGGGCAAATTATTAATATGTGAAACCGGCAGTCCGTCCAGACTTATTGAGCGGATGAATCAGGACGGTCTTATCGACAAAGTCGCGGACCCGAAAGATTCCCGGTATGTCATTTTACAGTTAAGCGCCAAAGGCGGGGAAATGGCAAGGACGATTGAAAGTATCGAAACTCAAATGTATGAGCAGATGCTGCGCATCTATTCGGAAGATGAGCTTGATCATATTTGCGGCCAGTTGATGCGGTTTTTAAAGGATCAGCCTATTGTCGAAACGTTAATGAAACGCGGTTACCAGCCGGAGGCCGTAACACGCCAATCGTGA
- a CDS encoding GNAT family N-acetyltransferase produces the protein MRHNFSIDTDRLKLRPLVREDLDRVFGWRNKAEIRNSFFNNDIITWKQHLSWFAAYLNNERDIVFMIEETADIHEVVGMGALSNIDTDKQMAEFGRLMIGNSKARGKGIGLESVTAICDFGFLEMGLKEIYLEVFEHNSASVNIYQKAGFGLTGTRASDRGTVLVMTLSRGDSHCG, from the coding sequence GTGAGGCACAATTTCAGCATCGATACGGACCGTCTTAAGCTGCGGCCGCTCGTGCGGGAGGATTTGGATCGCGTTTTTGGATGGAGAAACAAGGCGGAGATTCGAAATTCGTTTTTCAACAACGATATTATAACCTGGAAACAGCATCTCTCCTGGTTTGCAGCTTATTTGAATAATGAACGCGATATTGTTTTCATGATCGAAGAAACGGCGGACATCCACGAGGTTGTTGGGATGGGAGCTCTGTCCAATATCGATACCGACAAGCAAATGGCAGAGTTCGGACGGCTCATGATCGGCAATTCCAAGGCAAGGGGAAAGGGCATCGGCTTGGAGAGCGTTACCGCCATATGCGACTTCGGGTTTCTCGAGATGGGGCTTAAAGAAATTTATCTTGAAGTGTTCGAACACAATAGCGCGTCAGTAAATATTTACCAGAAGGCGGGTTTTGGGTTGACTGGCACCCGGGCTTCCGACCGGGGTACGGTGCTGGTCATGACGCTGTCCAGAGGTGACAGCCATTGTGGTTAA
- a CDS encoding glycosyltransferase family 2 protein, producing MKYFACIGYVNRQDLLRNAILSVQPYWPHLMIIDNSEGRDLRNADWLKSYATVYEPPVPFNFCQMMNYLQKLGAQRDCDFVLFMHNDAEPQPNVAQYFLDMIKMYQSSGRKWGVAYTAYDILVAFNIEAAKAVGPWDTNLPSYYTDCDYYWRMKHSPYEIIETGLPVTHHNGGGTTHKSDSYKGKVNECTFKLYEQFYITKWGGTWYAEKYPTPFNR from the coding sequence ATGAAATACTTCGCTTGTATAGGGTATGTGAACCGTCAGGATTTGCTGCGTAACGCTATTCTCAGCGTTCAGCCTTATTGGCCCCACTTGATGATCATCGATAATTCCGAAGGGAGAGATTTACGCAACGCCGACTGGTTGAAATCTTATGCCACGGTTTATGAGCCGCCTGTTCCTTTTAATTTTTGTCAAATGATGAATTATTTACAAAAGTTAGGCGCACAGCGAGATTGTGACTTTGTGCTATTTATGCACAATGATGCAGAACCACAGCCGAATGTAGCCCAATATTTTCTGGATATGATAAAAATGTACCAATCGTCCGGCAGAAAATGGGGTGTTGCTTACACAGCTTACGACATACTCGTCGCTTTCAATATAGAGGCCGCGAAGGCTGTCGGGCCGTGGGATACGAATTTGCCGAGCTACTATACCGATTGTGATTACTATTGGCGGATGAAGCATTCACCGTATGAGATTATAGAAACGGGACTGCCGGTTACCCATCACAATGGGGGAGGAACAACCCACAAATCTGATTCATACAAGGGCAAGGTAAATGAATGCACATTTAAACTTTATGAACAATTTTACATTACAAAATGGGGAGGAACTTGGTATGCGGAAAAGTATCCAACTCCTTTTAACCGATAA
- a CDS encoding bifunctional GNAT family N-acetyltransferase/carbon-nitrogen hydrolase family protein: MTDGHKSQIEKRIIIRSIERKDFEEIIKLQHACFPNMKPWSLEQLESHIRIFPEGQICVEYDNQIIGSCSSLIVNFNDYFEQHTYAEITDKGYIRNHNPNGENLYGMEVMVHPEFRRMKIGRRLYEARKGLAEKLNLKSIIVGGRIPGYHKYSDKMTPREYAEEVLQQNIYDPVLTFQMMNGFTLKRIIINYMPDDQESMRYAALLEWNNIEFKPAKSKLHYKVSFPVRICVVQYMMKKIGSFEEFATQCEHYVDVASDYKSDFAVFPENVTMQLLSFLEERSPSLAVRKLAEFTPQYVELFSDLAVKYNVNVIGGSHFVERNKRIYNVAHLFRRDGTMATQTKLHISPNEQKWWGINGGPNLDVFDTDCGKIAMMLSSDIEFPELSRIAAQEGTQIIFVPFCTEDRQTFLRVKYCAQARAIENQVYVVTAGTVGNLTHVENVDIQYAQSGVYTPSDFSFDRDGVAGECSENTETVMMAELDLEVLQRYKKTKDALTIRDRRTDLYSLQIRS, encoded by the coding sequence ATGACCGACGGTCATAAGTCGCAAATTGAGAAACGAATTATTATTCGCAGCATCGAACGCAAAGATTTTGAGGAGATTATCAAGCTCCAGCATGCCTGCTTTCCGAATATGAAGCCATGGTCGCTGGAACAGCTGGAAAGCCACATCCGGATTTTTCCGGAAGGGCAAATTTGCGTGGAATACGACAACCAAATCATCGGGTCGTGTTCCAGCTTGATTGTCAACTTCAACGATTATTTTGAGCAGCACACGTATGCGGAAATTACCGATAAAGGCTATATTCGAAACCATAACCCGAACGGCGAAAATTTGTACGGTATGGAGGTTATGGTTCATCCGGAGTTCCGGCGCATGAAGATCGGCAGGCGGCTGTACGAGGCGAGGAAGGGACTGGCCGAAAAGCTGAACTTAAAAAGCATTATCGTCGGCGGGCGAATCCCGGGCTACCACAAGTACAGCGATAAAATGACGCCGCGGGAGTATGCCGAAGAGGTGCTGCAGCAAAACATTTACGATCCGGTGCTCACCTTTCAGATGATGAACGGTTTCACCTTGAAACGGATCATCATTAACTATATGCCGGACGACCAAGAGTCGATGAGATATGCAGCGCTGCTCGAATGGAACAATATCGAATTTAAACCGGCGAAATCGAAGCTTCATTATAAAGTATCGTTTCCGGTTCGCATTTGCGTCGTTCAGTATATGATGAAGAAAATCGGATCCTTTGAAGAGTTTGCGACGCAGTGCGAGCATTACGTCGATGTGGCGTCGGACTACAAATCCGATTTCGCCGTATTCCCGGAAAACGTCACGATGCAGCTGCTGTCGTTTCTCGAGGAGCGCTCGCCCAGCCTCGCGGTCCGAAAATTGGCGGAGTTCACGCCCCAATATGTCGAGCTGTTCTCCGATTTGGCCGTGAAGTACAACGTCAACGTGATCGGCGGATCCCATTTTGTCGAGCGAAATAAACGCATTTATAACGTGGCCCATCTGTTTCGGCGCGACGGAACGATGGCGACGCAGACCAAGCTCCACATCTCCCCGAACGAGCAAAAGTGGTGGGGTATTAACGGAGGGCCGAATCTGGATGTGTTCGATACCGACTGCGGCAAAATCGCGATGATGCTGAGCAGCGATATCGAGTTCCCCGAACTTTCGCGCATTGCCGCGCAGGAAGGGACGCAGATTATCTTCGTGCCTTTTTGTACGGAGGACCGTCAAACGTTTTTGCGCGTCAAATATTGCGCGCAGGCGCGGGCGATTGAAAATCAAGTTTACGTGGTGACGGCCGGAACCGTCGGCAATCTCACCCACGTTGAAAATGTCGACATTCAGTATGCCCAGTCCGGCGTATATACGCCTTCCGATTTTTCGTTCGACCGCGACGGGGTGGCGGGGGAATGCAGCGAAAACACGGAAACGGTCATGATGGCCGAACTGGATCTGGAAGTGCTGCAGCGCTATAAAAAAACGAAAGACGCATTGACGATCCGCGACCGCCGGACAGATCTTTATTCTTTACAAATTCGTTCGTAG
- the rfbF gene encoding glucose-1-phosphate cytidylyltransferase produces MKVVILAGGLGTRIMEESAVKPKPMIEIGGMPILWHIMKSFSTFGFKHFIICLGYKGHVIKDYFARYYLHHSDVTFNYNGRNDYIAHHSAVEPWTVTLVDTGQHSMTGGRVKRVADYVGNDPFILTYGDAVSDIDLNLLLTFHLSHGRLATVSAVQPSGRFGALSLDSNKKVVSFKEKPKGDGQWSSAGFFVMHPDVMDYIKGDQTILEKEPLENLAKDGQLMAYKHTGFWHPMDTMKDKNELEHLWNTHQAPWKRW; encoded by the coding sequence ATGAAAGTCGTGATTTTGGCCGGGGGACTAGGAACACGCATTATGGAGGAATCCGCCGTCAAACCGAAGCCAATGATCGAAATCGGGGGGATGCCTATTTTATGGCACATCATGAAGAGCTTTTCCACTTTCGGATTCAAACATTTCATCATTTGCCTGGGGTATAAAGGTCATGTGATTAAAGATTATTTCGCCCGCTATTATTTGCACCATTCCGATGTTACGTTTAACTATAATGGCCGGAACGACTATATCGCTCATCATTCTGCAGTTGAGCCGTGGACAGTGACGTTAGTTGATACCGGGCAGCACTCCATGACCGGAGGACGAGTGAAACGCGTCGCTGATTATGTCGGAAATGATCCGTTTATCCTCACTTATGGAGACGCCGTATCCGATATCGATTTAAATCTTTTGCTTACCTTTCATTTATCCCATGGGAGGCTTGCGACCGTATCGGCGGTTCAGCCTAGCGGCAGATTCGGAGCGCTGAGCCTGGACAGCAATAAGAAAGTCGTTTCGTTTAAAGAGAAGCCTAAAGGAGACGGACAATGGAGTAGCGCGGGATTTTTCGTGATGCATCCGGACGTTATGGATTATATCAAAGGTGATCAAACGATTTTGGAGAAAGAACCGCTGGAGAATTTGGCCAAGGACGGCCAATTAATGGCTTATAAGCATACTGGATTTTGGCATCCGATGGATACGATGAAGGACAAGAACGAGCTTGAGCATCTATGGAATACGCACCAGGCTCCGTGGAAACGGTGGTGA